TAATATATTGATGTTGCAGTTCTAATAAAAATTGGAAGAATCGGATAAAAAAGAATTTTAATGCGTACAAGAAAATATATACATGAAATTTGTATTGCGTTTACACATATAGTAAACCAACATTTTCAaaagtcttttttttttgttgagtTTTTTGTGGTTGTATTGCCCATTGGTTCCTCTATTGTATAGGGTGTTTTACAGCTTCTTGTTGACCCGTTATTTCTTATACAGAAACTTACTGATTTGTTTTTCTTTTCAGGTCGGTTCAATAAATGAATCTGTAGTTGAAATTTATAGGTTTATTTTTTCCTTTTGCTTTTTAAAAAGACCCGACCGGGATAACAATTGATCAGAAAATAACCATCTCCTACTTAATTTGTTGCTGCCGGCTCGTATTTTTATTATATACAAATCATTctaaaaacaaataaactaacaaaatataaaTAGAATAACAATAGTAGATCAACAAATACATCCATAACATATAAtacaatatattatataaaactaGAGTAATCTTATATATTTCTActcatcttttttttttgtctCATATAACGCTTTAATAGAATATTTAACAGTCATATGATGTTTATGTTTCATTAGACAAAATCATATGAATGTTAAATTTTCGTTAGATGTATTTCAAAATAATCGAGAGGAATACGTAACATTACCCATGAAACAATTACTaattttaacactttttaacattttgaaaaaaagaaagaaaggtGGTGTCATGATCACTGACACTCTGGATTTCTTCCGGGCCCACCATAGTAAAAGTAAGTGCCCCATTGGTTGTTGTTGGAGCTTTTAATGTTGTAGCAATTTGTGTTCTCGGCAAGAGTTGATATGTCACGAGCACTTATTAAGCTGTTATCAGAATCCACGATCTCTAAGTTTCGGAAATAACTAGCTTTCCCGAACCCGTCTTCAGCGAAATGGCCCGACCCCATTTCTGTCGATGTGTGTCTACCGTTTGCTCGTGAATTGACAACCTCACCACCCCATTCCACCATTGTGGCTCGGTCGGCCAAGTGTGTGAATAGCTCGGCGGGCCAGTAACCAACTAGAGTATTATCACCAAAACCCATCCACCAATTTCCAAGTTTTGGATCCTATGTCCATAAGAAGCAAGAGTTAGAAAAAAGAAAAGAGAGTTTTTTAAAGTTATGAATGTGTATGTACCTTCCAAATGACTATTGTAACGTCAAACTGACTTCCTTGAAATTCGGATAAAGGGGAAATTGCTGCCCCGATAGCTATTCGGCTATTGGTTTGTACAAACCCTGAACATAACAGATTGTAACATCCCGTTGCTTGATATGCGTCACTCTGTACAACATTCAATAAAAGAATTATTAGTCGCATTCgtcatttacacatgttataGCCATCCTTAATTATTTGGATTTAACACCATTTGATCTAAAATGAAGAGAAAAAAAATTGGAATCTACATTGAATGTGGGTGTCATAGTCGTAATTAATGATTTATAATTGGGGTAGACATTGTAAATGAATATATTCGGACCACTAAAATTGTTATGGGAAAAACGTGGACCGTTCTCAATTGTAAATGATGTTCTTAAATGTGTTGCAGTACATGGAGAACCATGAAGCCCATGGTCTTGACAATATGATTTGCCATTTTTGGCTAACATTACATCCTGTTCTTTTGTTAATTATATGTTTACATAGTTAAAGAAAATAATCAAAAGTAATTGAATTGCAATTGAAAACTCACAATCAAAGACGTTTGATACTTGTGTGCATGGGTGGGCTATAAGTGCATGTGCTCTCACTCAcacaaatatatgtatattatacgTATTTATATAATCAGTACCgtaacaaaaaaaataaagtaTTAATTTTACGGATTCAAATTATTTAATTcttgaaatttataattttatatgcCCGTTATTATAGTATTTACCAAAACTTAATTTACGCATTGAACTTGAGAATTGATATTATATATTTGTGCATCTCGATGCATTTATGTAACAAGTTCTAAATAcattaaataataaatacatatataaatatatcgtaTATTGTATATATGGCTAGGAGTTGCCTATGAAATCCAAATTtagtaaaaagtgtaaaaagttataaaacaccataatatcaatcataaaacacaccaaaaccCCACAAATAATAcaatgaagattactaaaacataatatacgtaggttttgtgttgtgttttagatgataaggctctgattatggaatgacaaatattattatgtttttatgttgattagcatgttttgttttatattcatagttctacgatagtgtgtttgaagtttttatggactattagggtttgaatatggtgtttagTTATCTTCACTCTCTTATTTGTAGGTTTTAGATGTGTTTTATGACTGAAATCgtagtgttttatgactttttatacttttttagGAAATTTAGACTATGTAGGCGAACCTCACCCTTATATATATAACACTCAAATATGCAATATTAATAAACTTTTTTGGAGAAAGAGTGTTGTTACCGTCCAATACGTAAACAGTCGGGGTCTGCTGTCACCATAAAGCTCCGGACTGACCTGACTAGTAGAAGAATCAAAGCTTTAGATATTTCATGTTAGTGCCGTTAAAAAAAAGATATTTCATGTTAGTATTAAATCTGAAATTCAGTGGTAACATGTATTTATTAACATATAGGGATCATGTTATTAAATATTAACACAGCAAGCCCCAAACAGGCAGCTAcaacaaattaaccaaaaaccAGAAGATTACATCAGAGAGAATTTGCACCACATCTCCCATGAGATGTCATTGTTCTTAACTAACTTTTAGAGTTTTTGGATTCAAACTTTGCACCTCTAACTAGAGGAAAGACAATTGACTTGACTAGTAGAAGAATCTaatgtttttataaatattaatatttATACTTACTATGAAAATATGTTAGCAATTTCAAGATTTTAGTAATATCCAAATATTAAATCTCGGTGTGAGTAAGCCCAAACTTCTATGAAGTTATAAAAGTCTTCACTTCAATTCTTATTTTTCAAAAAGTCATCACTTCAAACATCTAGACAATTATAATGTTAAATAATTAACTTGTAATATTAAGAGAAGACATAACATAAGCATGGAAAATAAcaatttactaaaacaattttATAAGCCCATCCTTTACTTGTCTTTAAAAAGAAAACTAATACATATTAATAATTATGTATTGTGTGATCCTATTGATTAATATCTAGTGAAGTGTCATATAATTTTGAATTTAAACTTATTAAAATAACAAACTAATgtcttttttttatatttatcaaaagttaacttgtattatattatatttgtttATATCGTATCTTTTGCCATGACTTGCTTTAAAAAGGTTAAGGAAAgaacattgtgtaaatcaaaacCTCATAATTCAGATAAAATATAATCATTTATTCTTTGTCAACATGATGAACTGGGCATAAtattaagaaaaagaaaatacTAGAACtaaaactaaaaaacaaaatattttttaaacaaacttaaattaaattaaatcaGAATTAAATACATAGTTGACTAGTTTATAAAagttaaaaacataaaataaaatatagaTGTGAAGCCTCATATTTTAACTTGAAGATGAAGAaataaaatgaaatgaaataaataaaagtatagaaaAGAGTAACAGTACCTGCCAGCCAGCTTCGATGCTATTGAGATCGGAGCCGTCGAAGGACCCGGAAAGAACCCAAATCTGGGAAAGACTGAACTCATTTAAGACTTCTATCTTTGGGTCCCATACGTTTATTGTCGCTTTTGCCCCGTATATCTCACTCGATGTTCCCGTGTACGCGATCGCATGCTATCAAAACCCACAATCATCTTAATATTCCCAAATgtttttcattattattttgatgaTATTCTTGTtccttataaaaaaatattttttgatAGGTTTTTCTTGATTACATTTATCGGTTTGAAtctaagccgagccgagctaagTTGAGCCTGAGCCAAAGATAACTCAGCTCGTTTTGACACATatataaacataccatttatacatatattttacgtatttttatattttagttGCTAATAAACTTATATTTAGTTGGTTGAACTTGGCATGTATTATGTTGAACTTGTTTTGTATATGTTTCCTAATCATATTGAATGGTAACTTTAACTATTGAAATTAAAATGTGTAcattaaaatttcattttaaaaccaaaatcAAGTTGAGTTCAAGCTCAAATTTCTTGCTCGATTTCAAATCCTAGTTGAGTCGATTTCGAGCTTACCCTCATTCGACTTGTAAATAACCCTACTAGCAACTAGGACAAGTTAGTTaatataataatttaaaaaaatcatGATCCTTTTCTTTTGTGATTTCCCTATTGTTATTTCATAGCCAATTTTAAtcttaaaaataaaagaaaattatgaaaacacttttaaccctttctaacatttagggggtgtttgggattgcgttttcaacctgattatttgattattgtgttttgaaatcgtaaaaaatctattttgagtgtttggtaaaagattaataaaaagtgattttttacgttttgtaaagttcaaaacgtgataatccataagtaggtcaccccttgctgcaggaaaacgtgataatccaaaaactgattttttacgttttcacttatttatttttttgaaatatatatacttgccaaacactcaaatagttgattatctgattattgtgatatcaaacaacataatcaaatccaaacaatgttgattatctgattattgtgatatcaaacaacataatcaaatccaaacactatctttctgcagcacgttttgttacagctaattatctgattctgattattcaaaacgcataatctattttcaaaactcaaccccaaacaccccctacGGTAATGTGCTAGAAAATACATTTAAAAGTATTCTATTTGTGTTTTTTAATGTGAAATAGTTAGAAAGTCAACTACTTTGAATAATAAGAAATTCTATAATTTTGTAGTTTATACAAAgtctatttttgtttttttgtagGAATATATATTATTTGCACTTACGTAGAAGTTTCTAATCTTTATATTGGTCAACCTTTGAAGTTAATTACTTCTAATTAATATATCCCATTTGATCAATAGATTTATTAATTATACATATTTAAAATATTCTATTCGTTAAATAATCTATTCAAACATCAAGAATACATTATTTCTCATTATTACTATTATAATATTatcatataataatatataatatttcaTGTGTGTGAATGTGTATGCAACCAGAAAATAAGGTACCTCATGGCCATTGCCACTAACGACATCCGGTGCATCGGCCCGGCGAGCAAGGGGGGCCATACTACGTCGTTTCTTGCCAAAGTCATACAAAGAATCGGCTCTCAAAACATCATGCACGGTGCTCCGCCGCACTGGAACCGTCCCTTTGGGACACCGTTCACCGTTCCGGTGCCACATTTGCCACGCACCTCTTCTTATGTACCCATCACTTTGACTTATATTTGCAGATTTCccaccatcatcttcttcttgtGTCTCCATTGTTGATCTCATTTTTGGCATTTCTGGCGGTACCCTCTgaataaattaaaattaaaattaaaaatagaaaataaataaaaggaaATATTTATGTTATATGAATCCGAAATAAAAGGTTGTTGGTAGTTGAAAGTTGACACCTAAAAAGATAAAAGTTAATAAAAGCAACAACATAATGTTTTAGAAATGTGTACGATTTGAACCTATACAACCTTGTAAATGTTGGTTTCTAAAcaaagatgaaaatgatcgaATAATCGTGTAATCGAAGCAAATGtatagttttttttgttttttttttttttaatttttatcgtGTTTACCTGAATCTTGTGGTTTTTGAGAAGGGGATGATCTAAGGCCGGTTGCTTTCGTTTGTGAACACAATCTATAATATCACCATCCGGACTCTAAGAAAGTTAAATCATATAACACATAGGTGAGTTAGTATGTACATATAACATATTTCATGCATAATGGTAAAGATGAAATTTATTTAATTACCTGAATGGAGAAAACAGGAGGCTTGTTGAGGGTATCCAAATGTTTCTGAATTCTTGCAAGTCTCAAGTCTCCTACTTGTCTAAACTTTGTGTAATTCAAACACCAAACAGATTGATGCAAAAGGACAACCAAAAGATGCAAAAGTACAAGTCTTGGAAGCAGATTGACCATTTTTCATAAACTCAATGCATGCCCAGAAAGCAAGAAGAAGAACCCTagttttctctctctagaagaaGAACAACATTTACtaacaaaaatcacaaaaaaattCAGAGCCCAGAACCTTTCAATTATATAAGATTGAAGAAGAAAGAAATGTTGAAAATGACAGTATATGAAGGGTATAAATGCATAGGAAGAAGGGTTGGTTTGGTGCAGACGAGCACACAGCTCAAACACTTAATATCATGATTGTACTCCTGAAAACTCCATAAAACCTGTATCTGTGTGTGTGTTTGAGTGTGTGTGAATTAATGTAATTGTCATTATAATGATTCTTTGAATGAAAAAGAAATTAATGGCATGCAAATCAATTATAAAAGAAATAGAAAAGAAGAAAGAATTAATTGTGTGTCTTTAAACTCAACCTACCCACCATTAATATTTAAGCATACCTCCATCCACC
Above is a window of Helianthus annuus cultivar XRQ/B chromosome 14, HanXRQr2.0-SUNRISE, whole genome shotgun sequence DNA encoding:
- the LOC110908718 gene encoding uncharacterized protein LOC110908718; protein product: MVNLLPRLVLLHLLVVLLHQSVWCLNYTKFRQVGDLRLARIQKHLDTLNKPPVFSIQSPDGDIIDCVHKRKQPALDHPLLKNHKIQRVPPEMPKMRSTMETQEEDDGGKSANISQSDGYIRRGAWQMWHRNGERCPKGTVPVRRSTVHDVLRADSLYDFGKKRRSMAPLARRADAPDVVSGNGHEHAIAYTGTSSEIYGAKATINVWDPKIEVLNEFSLSQIWVLSGSFDGSDLNSIEAGWQVSPELYGDSRPRLFTYWTSDAYQATGCYNLLCSGFVQTNSRIAIGAAISPLSEFQGSQFDVTIVIWKDPKLGNWWMGFGDNTLVGYWPAELFTHLADRATMVEWGGEVVNSRANGRHTSTEMGSGHFAEDGFGKASYFRNLEIVDSDNSLISARDISTLAENTNCYNIKSSNNNQWGTYFYYGGPGRNPECQ